The genomic DNA ACTAAGCGTGTAAAAGAGTCCCAGGAAAGAGTACGTAGCGTGAGAAAAGAAGCTCATGATCACATCTCCCTTAGGTTATGGACCATGCAGCTATGCCTAGCTATGTGATCTCTTTATCATTTGTATTTTTTAGATCAACTTTATTAATTTTTCATCAGTGCACCAgaacttttatttaaaaaataatcatatGTGCATTAATTGATGATATATAACAGTATGAGCTGAGGAAAatgtttcataaatattaatatatatggCACTGAAGTGACTgttgaaataaattaaattttgtacTTTAATTTCCATGTGAAGCAAGAAGTCTGATGAAGGGTCTCCTCTTTTAAttactgtaatttttttttagaaaattcttcTTTCACTGAGTCAGTAAATTAACTTGCCTTCAATGAACTTTCTCTTAATCAACAGACAATCTACCATAGAATTGCATAACTATCCGTGCATGTAAATTTAATgaatgagatatatatatattttttaattgatatcatatatttagttttttaaaattgatcAATCTCAGGAGTCATCAATTTCATCCcataaaaattttttatacaCAAAATAAATTGAGAAATAGGATCAACATTCTtaaacttattatatttttataattatctaATAGAGGGTTTCATCATTGCACCAATGCTCCAAAGGCAAATGAGATATCATTTTGCcaacaaaaaaattatatattgacCTCGGACGCCCCACACAATCTGTTCCATGATCATATGTAGagagataaatcatgaataatTCACTGCTATCAGAAATTGACCTCTAAATTTCTTGATAGTAATATCTCATATATTAACCATCTACCTAATCTGTGGGACAAAATAAATAATATCTTCCAGAAATAAAATGAGATAGCATTTTGTGTGACAAAAGACGATTCATTCATATCCCTAGCGTCCCTGTCAATTCGTCTCTAGACCAATATGGAGAAGATAAATTACGAATAACTACTAACTATTAATATAGATgatcaaaatatataaaaaaaaatatagtctGATATACTTAGTTTCGACCCTAAAATTTTATGAGGCAACATCCAAATAAAATGAGATATCAGTTTGATGGCATGCGAAGTGGATTTGTCTGTGCCTATTCCTAATTTGATTTATCACTTTTTTTCCCATTTAATCGGAATTTATATTCACTGATCATTCATCCAGTACAATATAATATTCAATAATCTCCTGTGCATACTGATCAATCAATATGTGTCAATCAACATTACTGACCAAGTACAATGCATTTAAAGGTGTCATCCTTCTTGCACCAAGTAGCTCATTAATTAAGGAGCTAATTAAACTCTTAAATATATTGGGTTAAACGTGCATTAGTGATCAAATAATTGACATACACACCTCCAATGAAATATACTTTCACATTGTAATGCATATTATTGTGTGTGTGTTAATGAGTGAACTTTTATATGCACATCCTTATCCTTATGTGAGCGATCGTAGACAACTTCTAACGTAGCTATCCGACGTgattttgatcaaatttttttaatttctcaaGTCTCGTCTACATGTAAAAAATTCTTTCTCCTTTGATTACATGCAACATACAAGACCACTGCTATGGtgttaatatttaaaaatcaacatCAACACTACATGATGCTGATTTTAACCTAGTGTTGTTCTTATTGGTCTTTAAAAATTAACATCACAGTTTAAATACATTAGCCATAGACCAACACCAAGATAgtactaatttttaaaaactagcacTTGGTTAAAAACCAACACCAAGGGTTTGTAAAAATTAGCACTTGGTTCGTAAACCATTGGCGCTATTTTATAGCCTTGGTGTTGGTTTCTACAATCAGTCTTGGTGCTGGTTTCTACAAACCAATCTTAGTGTTGATTTATAGAAATGAGCATTACCTTGGTGCTCATTTCTACAAACTAACACTAAAATGGTGCTGGTTTATAACTTGATACTGGTTTATAACCTTGCTATTGGTTTCGACAAACCAACCTCAAGGTGGTGCTTATTTGCCTTGTGTTGGTTTTTACAAATTACCAATACTACTCTAGTATTGATTTCTACAAACTAGTATCATCTTGCATGTAATTAGAAAGAAAGAAGGTTTGTTACATGCAGATGAGAGTGATTATAATAAAATTAGGTAACGTttgatttgtaattttttttaaatttttttagaaaataaaaaatattgttaggttagtattttacatttatttttttaGAGAAGAAGATatcattttatgaaaaaaatagagaagatctaaaaattatcttttgagaaaatgaaaatagaaaccaaaCGCTCTTTTAGATTTTAGTTGTGTCAGATCGTCAATGTCGAATGCCATCCACCTCTATTTTATACATATATAAAAAGCAAAACAGGTTGAATTTCACTTTTATATAGATACATAAATCTCATGCAACTCGCATCACATGATATTTAGCCAAATGGAGCACCTCCACGCTAGGCTTTTGGATTCAAAGAAACCTAAGTCTGGTTTTTCTTTTTCTGGAACTGGAAACCTACATAAATTGAATTTGAATGCTCTGCATGCCTCAATATATATGAGGTCACATTGATTGACAAAATAAAGGAATTAAAGAGAGGTTGATCTCTCTCTAGCCATATGCAAAAGCCTGCCATCTTGATCACGAGAATTCACAGCCGTTTGCCTTCGATCCATCCTCTGATGGCTTCCTGATCAGACTTCGATTCCTCGAGGTGGAGGAGGGTTTTCAGAGCGGAGAGAATGTTCTTGAGGTTGATTGAAATGATACCATTTATTTAACCTAAACACAGTTGAAACTTAATttagtgaatatatatatatcttacaaAAGTAGGCAACGCTTTCGGTAAAGTGATCCTTGATTTCATGTTTAATAAACATTAATAATTCGTCGTCGttcgtgtgtatatatatatatatatatatttgtttactCTCTCGTGGCTACCCATCGATCACTATTTCCAATTCCTCTTCGCCCATACTCATcgccttttccttttctttatggATAACATCAGCAGCAGCAACAGCAGCAGCGGCTTATGGGATTGCGAGATCATGATGATGATGAGTATGGGGAATCAGTTCCCTCTCGATGCCGCCTCCCAATTCCTTCAGCCCTCCGAGACAGAGCACCGGCGGGCCGCCACGGAGTCCGGCCGGGAAGACGACGACTACGAGGATGAGGAAGATGTggctgaggaggaggaggaggaggagagtttgGGCGCGGTGAAGGAGATGATGTACCGGATGGCGGCGATGCAGCCGGTGGACATCGACCCGGCCAGCATCAAGAAGCCCCGCCGCCGCAACGTGCGCATCAGCGACGACCCGCAGAGCGTGGCGGCGCGACTGCGGCGGGAGAGGATCAGCGAGCGGATCCGCATCCTGCAGCGCCTGGTCCCAGGAGGCACCAAGTTGGACACCGCCTCCATGCTCGACGAGGCCATCCGCTACGTCAAGTTTCTCAAGAGACAGGTCCACCAGCTGCAGTCCTTCACTCATAACAACCCCCCTCCGTTCCTCGTCGGAGGCGGCGgcgcctcctcttcctcctcctccatagcactgcctcctcctcctcctcctcctccccccgGGTTAGGCGGCTTTGCCTTCCATGATCCCACCCACTAAGGACTGATCAATATAGATTATCTAGTAATTTTACGAATATTATTTGTGTTACAAATTAATGTACAAGAATCAACCAACACATGAAATAAGGATTTGGGTAATATAATCAAATCAACTAGTTGTAGAGCTACCTTCTATTGTATGtcttttatatttatatgttgcttagaagagataaatacataaatatattttattacaaCATCTCGTTGACTTAGATAACAGTTCCTTACCAAATTGGCTCACGTTATAGGTTATTGATTCATACGTGATAGATTGAGCACGTTTTATGAAGTTTAAATTTCTGCCCTGTCCTACACCAAATTGATCAGAAACTAAACAGACAGTAATGTTTATCTTATAGGAATCAAAAACTCAGTTCAATACGAGCTATGATTAATTAATTGGTTTCTGAGGATCGATCAATAAAGATATATAAACATTTAAACCGATCGGTAGATACAGTGGAAGTGATAGAGAGGGCGAGTCAATTGCATGCACAAAGAAGGAAGCTCATCATTTTCTGGCaggtaaaggaaaaggaaatgcaTTCCGACCATTTGGGTTGCAGGAAAGAGACCAATGGCTGGAATCGAGAACGGTGGAAGGGTGGCTTCAAGTCCCAAAGTAAACGCCAACTCAAAGGCTGCCGTGAAGACTGAACTGGCACGTACAGCAACAGGAAGTGTCAGGTTTGCAACCACTTCCTGCCAATCAGAGCAGCGAGTTCGGGACTCTCCTTCCTTATCGTTAGGAAGCAGAAGGCTCTGCAGAGCCAGCTTTACTAGCGTCTGTCGAACCCCCGAGGAAGGTAACAGACAGCCATAATGAGCAGGCAAATTTGGGGAGGAAAAACAATGAAAGggcattaattaattaaaagttaataAAATGATTATAtatggagttttttttttataaagatatatatttattaattttaaaattatacagCCATTAGCGTATAATTATCTAGTAAATTAATGTGTTTTCAACAGGAGGTAACTTGTGAAGGGATAACATGATCTTTATCATCGTATTCATTGTAGAGGTACGTTTGGGATAATCTACAGTGAAGTGTTTATTATCATTAgtatcattatttctattatcATGAAATAGATTAAAACTCATTTCTTGATTTGTATAGCCAGCCTCTAAATCATGACTCTCAACATCATGTTCTAAATGTTCGTCACGTGCAAGACGTTTCTCAAGTCATCCAATTCGATGTCATGAAGGTCTCTTTGACAAACTACATGATCATCATCATTTGACCTTTGTCTTCTACAACCAACTATTGGGAACCTGACTCTAATACCAATTTTACATTGAAAAGTGTAGGAGAAATGGGAGGTAATACAAGACATTCTTCTAATAAAGAATCTATCAAAATGTTGAGAGAAATAATCAAGAAGATAATTCTTCTAATAAACTTAaaagcttaaatatattttaatttcaaaaacattCTCTCCCCTAGCAATACAAACTAAAGCCTTTATAGGTGAGACTTGGAAGAATCTTCTAAGATAAGTCAAAATGTATTAAATACTATTTATATTTCCTAAGGCCTCATTAAACTAGGTTTATATTTCCTAAACTTTGAGAATAAAAGTGAGTTTAATAATGAAAAAATATGTAAAGGTATTAGAATATCCACATCAACTTTCCTAAACATAGAAATctactttaaattttacattttatgtaaatttatcttttttataaaataccctatccattccctaaatttagatttcataaatagtacttctctaaatttagagaaaaaaaaatctattctctaaatattaaaatatcatttaattttgaagagagaaaaaaaataaagggaaTAAATTGGGCAATGAAAAGTAGCTAGATATTACATAAGGAtagagaaaaaataattaaaaattaaagtggaagaaagaataaaataataaaaaaataaaga from Zingiber officinale cultivar Zhangliang chromosome 4A, Zo_v1.1, whole genome shotgun sequence includes the following:
- the LOC121973054 gene encoding transcription factor HEC3-like; translation: MMMMSMGNQFPLDAASQFLQPSETEHRRAATESGREDDDYEDEEDVAEEEEEEESLGAVKEMMYRMAAMQPVDIDPASIKKPRRRNVRISDDPQSVAARLRRERISERIRILQRLVPGGTKLDTASMLDEAIRYVKFLKRQVHQLQSFTHNNPPPFLVGGGGASSSSSSIALPPPPPPPPPGLGGFAFHDPTH